The following proteins are co-located in the Dromaius novaehollandiae isolate bDroNov1 chromosome 10, bDroNov1.hap1, whole genome shotgun sequence genome:
- the BNIP2 gene encoding BCL2/adenovirus E1B 19 kDa protein-interacting protein 2 isoform X4, with translation MEGVEFKEEWQDEDFPRPLPEDDPVESDILAEAGREGETEVNGNKVRKKLMAPDISLTLDHSEESVLSDDLDESGEIDLDDLDTPSENSNEFEWEDDLPKPKTTDVIRKGSLTEYTAAEEKDDGRRWRMFRIGEQDHRVDMKAIEPYKKVISHGGYYGDGLNAIVVFAVCFMPESSQPNYRYLMDNLFKYVIGTLELLVAENYMIVYLNGATTRRKMPSLGWLRKCYQQIDRRLRKNLKSLIIVHPSWFIRTLLAITKPFISSKFSQKIRYVFTLAELAELVPMEYVGIPECIKQIDQELNGKQAEK, from the exons GCCCTTGCCAGAGGATGATCCTGTTGAATCAGATATATTGGCTGAGGCTGGAAGAGAAGGTGAAACTG aagttaATGGAAACAAAGTGAGGAAGAAACTAATGGCACCAGATATTAGCTTAACTTTGGATCACAGTGAGGAATCTGTTTTGTCTGATGACTTGGATGAGAGTGGAGAGATTGATTTGGATGATTTGGATACTCCCTCAGAGAACAGTAATGAATTTGAATGGGAAG ATGATCTTCCAAAACCAAAAACTACTGATGTAATTAGAAAAGGATCGCTTACGGAATAcactgcagcagaggagaaagatGATGGTCGACGCTGGCGTATGTTTAGGATTGGAGAACAGGACCATAGGGTGGACATGAAGGCAATTGAACCATACAAAAAAGTTATCAGTCATGGTG gTTATTATGGTGATGGGTTAAATGCCATTGTTGTGTTTGCTGTTTGCTTTATGCCAGAAAGCAGTCAGCCTAACTACAGATATCTAATGGACAATCTATTTAA GTATGTAATTGGCACTTTAGAGCTATTAGTAGCGGAGAACTATATGATAGTTTACTTGAACGGTGCGACAACGCGAAGAAAAATGCCAAGTTTAGGGTGGCTCAGGAAATGTTACCAGCAAATTGACAGAAG GTTaaggaaaaatctgaaatcaTTAATAATAGTTCATCCTTCTTGGTTCATCAGAACGCTTCTGGCCATCACTAAACCTTTTATTAG CTCAAAATTCAGCCAAAAAATCAGATATGTCTTTACGTTGGCAGAACTAGCTGAACTCGTCCCCATGGAATACGTTGGCATCCCAGAGTGCATAAAACA
- the BNIP2 gene encoding BCL2/adenovirus E1B 19 kDa protein-interacting protein 2 isoform X3 — protein MEGVEFKEEWQDEDFPRPLPEDDPVESDILAEAGREGETEVNGNKVRKKLMAPDISLTLDHSEESVLSDDLDESGEIDLDDLDTPSENSNEFEWEDDLPKPKTTDVIRKGSLTEYTAAEEKDDGRRWRMFRIGEQDHRVDMKAIEPYKKVISHGGYYGDGLNAIVVFAVCFMPESSQPNYRYLMDNLFKYVIGTLELLVAENYMIVYLNGATTRRKMPSLGWLRKCYQQIDRRLRKNLKSLIIVHPSWFIRTLLAITKPFISSKFSQKIRYVFTLAELAELVPMEYVGIPECIKHRIDQELNGKQAEK, from the exons GCCCTTGCCAGAGGATGATCCTGTTGAATCAGATATATTGGCTGAGGCTGGAAGAGAAGGTGAAACTG aagttaATGGAAACAAAGTGAGGAAGAAACTAATGGCACCAGATATTAGCTTAACTTTGGATCACAGTGAGGAATCTGTTTTGTCTGATGACTTGGATGAGAGTGGAGAGATTGATTTGGATGATTTGGATACTCCCTCAGAGAACAGTAATGAATTTGAATGGGAAG ATGATCTTCCAAAACCAAAAACTACTGATGTAATTAGAAAAGGATCGCTTACGGAATAcactgcagcagaggagaaagatGATGGTCGACGCTGGCGTATGTTTAGGATTGGAGAACAGGACCATAGGGTGGACATGAAGGCAATTGAACCATACAAAAAAGTTATCAGTCATGGTG gTTATTATGGTGATGGGTTAAATGCCATTGTTGTGTTTGCTGTTTGCTTTATGCCAGAAAGCAGTCAGCCTAACTACAGATATCTAATGGACAATCTATTTAA GTATGTAATTGGCACTTTAGAGCTATTAGTAGCGGAGAACTATATGATAGTTTACTTGAACGGTGCGACAACGCGAAGAAAAATGCCAAGTTTAGGGTGGCTCAGGAAATGTTACCAGCAAATTGACAGAAG GTTaaggaaaaatctgaaatcaTTAATAATAGTTCATCCTTCTTGGTTCATCAGAACGCTTCTGGCCATCACTAAACCTTTTATTAG CTCAAAATTCAGCCAAAAAATCAGATATGTCTTTACGTTGGCAGAACTAGCTGAACTCGTCCCCATGGAATACGTTGGCATCCCAGAGTGCATAAAACA